One genomic segment of Sminthopsis crassicaudata isolate SCR6 chromosome 2, ASM4859323v1, whole genome shotgun sequence includes these proteins:
- the RANBP10 gene encoding ran-binding protein 10 isoform X5, producing the protein MREWRAKIQGTIKHFPIGDRLGEWQAMLQNMVSSYLVHHGYCATATAFARMTETTIQEEQTSIKNRQRIQKLMLAGRVGEAIEATQQLYPGLLEHNPNLLFMLKCRQFVEMVNGTDSEVRCFSARSPKSQDSYPGSPSLSPRHGPSNSHLHSTGAESPSCSNGVISTKSKQSHSKYPALSSSSSSSSSSSPSSINYSESNSTDSTKSQQHSSTSNQETSDSEMEMDAEHYPNGVLENSSTRIVNGAYKHEEILQTDESSMEDGRPRRQLCGGNQAATERIILFGRELQTLSEQLCREYGKNLTHKEMLQDAFSLLAYSDPWNCPVGQQLDPIQREPVCAALNSAILESQNLPKQPPLMLALGQASECLRLMARVGLGSCSFARVDDYLH; encoded by the exons GAA catgGTCTCTTCCTACCTGGTGCATCATGGGTATTGTGCTACTGCCACAGCTTTTGCCCGTATGACAGAAACCACGATTCAGGAAGAACAGACTTCTATCAAGAACAGACAAA GAATACAAAAGCTTATGCTGGCAGGTCGAGTGGGAGAAGCCATAGAGGCCACCCAGCAGCTCTACCCTGGTCTCCTGGAGCACAACCCCAACCTGCTCTTCATGTTGAA GTGCCGGCAATTTGTGGAGATGGTGAATGGAACAGACAGTGAGGTTCGTTGTTTTAGTGCTCGAAGCCCCAAATCCCAAGACAGCTACCCAGGGTCCCCCAGCCTCAGCCCTAGACATGGACCCAGCAATTCCCATCTGCACAGCACCG GAGCAGAAAGCCCAAGCTGTAGTAATGGGGTCATATCCACCAAAAGCAAACAGAGTCACAGTAAATACCCAGCCCTGAGCTcctcatcatcgtcatcatcatcctCTTCCCCTTCGTCAATCAACTACTCTGAGTCCAACTCCACAGACTCCACCAAATCCCAGCAGCACAGTAGTACAAGTAACCAAGAGACCAG tGACAGTGAGATGGAGATGGATGCAGAACATTATCCCAATGGAGTGCTAGAGAACTCATCCACCCGAATCGTGAATGGTGCCTACAAACATGAAGAAATCCTGCAAACAGATGAATCTAGTATGG AAGATGGGCGTCCTCGGCGACAGCTCTGCGGAGGCAACCAGGCTGCCACGGAGAGAATTATCTTGTTTGGCCGGGAGCTACAGACCCTCAGCGAACAGCTGTGCCGAGAGTATGGCAAGAATCTGACTCATAAAGAGATGTTGCAG GACGCATTCAGCCTATTAGCATACTCCGACCCATGGAACTGCCCTGTTGGTCAGCAGCTAGACCCTATCCAGAGGGAGCCTGTGTGTGCAGCCCTCAATAGTGCTATTTTAG AATCTCAAAACCTGCCAAAGCAGCCCCCACTGATGCTCGCCTTGGGCCAAGCATCCGAGTGTCTTCGGCTTATGGCCCGAGTTGGCCTGGGCTCCTGTTCATTTGCCAGAGTTGATGACTATTTGCACTAG